The following DNA comes from Hemibagrus wyckioides isolate EC202008001 linkage group LG05, SWU_Hwy_1.0, whole genome shotgun sequence.
CCTGCCCTTTATGACACAGCTCCCGACCAAATACATCACCAGCTACTTCATTGGTGAAGGATTAAGTGGGTTTTTGCCTGGGTTGGTAGCTCTGGCACAAGGGGTTGGAATGGCCAAATGTGTTAATGTCTCACAACCATCAGGGAACTTCTCAAACCCTGGCCATGAGAACTTCACACTAGAAGCTCTTTACCTTCCTCCTAACTTCTCCACAGAgatcttcttctcttttctggTGGTCATGATGTTGATAAGTCTTGGTGCTTTTGGCTTGCTAAACCATGTCCCACGGACTTTTACACTCTCCACTGAAGATCTGGTGTCTGAGGCAGGGACTATAGTAACAGTCAGTGCAGGTCTGGAAGACCAAGCAACAAGCAATTTAAGGAAAAACAGCCAAAAACGTGCTAGTGGAGATCAGCCCAAGCCTCTGATAGTGAAGCAGTACTATTCCTGTTATGAGCTAGCCTTCATCTACTGCATGGTGGTATGGGCGAATTGTGCAACCAATGGACTACTGCCATCAGTACAGACCTTCTCCTGCATGCCCTATGGGAATATGGTCTATCACCTTTCAGCTTCTCTGTCATCACTTGCTAACCCACTGGCCTGCTTTATCGCCATGTTCGCTCCCAAACGGTATGCTATAATTTCATAATCACCTATGTTATGACACTGATATTTCTAAATTGGTATTATACACTCTTAGAAAATAGGTGCTCAAGGGTTCCTTTGGGAAGTTAATACAACCTTTTTAATGGGAAACACTGTATGGCTCACTATCAGGCCCTTGTTGAAGTTCATAACCCTTATCTGTtcaatctgtctgtcagttggataaatgaataaacataaacCCAGAGGTGTTAGTGATTTTCACAGCTGTACAAAGCAACCCCTTCCCCCAATAATCTAATTCCACTCCACAGCAATCACATCATCAGATCTTTTGTAGCATGACCTTCCTTCAGTGTGCCTATAAGAATAACTAATAAACCCTTTTAAGGGCAATGTTTTCATGTGTGGCATCTCATTCCTTTTACATAGATCACTATTATTGCTGGGTATTCTGTGCTTGCTGGGTACTGGTTGTGGTGGATACAACATGGCTATGGCAGTCATGAGTCCCTGTCCATTGCTGCAAGACTCACCACTAGGAAAATCTCTAATAGTAAGTCACTTCCTCATTGACAAAGCTGACCTCTGCCAAGTTCTGTgattaattcattataattgCATTTGTCCCTTGTACCTAGCACCATTAGTTATGCTAAATGGTATATAATTGGTAACTAATTATGTTGGAGGCACAAGGCAGCATCTGGTACTCAGTATTCTCAAAAATGTCCCACATTTCATTCAACATTACAATGCTATCTAAATATTCATGTCTTCTAGGTCCTGTCATGGATTCTCTTCACCGGTCTGCTGTCCTATGTAAAAGTGATGGTAGGAGTCATTCTAAGGGACCAGAGCCACATCGccctggtgtggtgtggagctgCAGTACAGTTAGGATCTCTAGTGGGGTCATTTATTATGTTTCCCCTAGTCAGCATTTATCACCTGTTTAAGTCGGGGGATATCTGCAACAACGCTTGTGCAACATTCTGATCCTGTGATTTTGCATAAGAAGCATGGGGTGATATAGAAAACAGATGcttatgaatgaataatgaatactAACAGTATAACACCAATACAAGTCATATTAGACTGTGTACACTCAAGCTGTAGAGTGACAGTAATACATTATTGACAACACTCAAACTTTGAATGGAATCAGGTTCATCCTTGGTAGTCTACTTAAATTTTGCActtgcttttatatatataaataatatatatccattcattcatctttagtaaccactttatcctggtcggGATAATCGCACACgcaagcacacgcacacacacaaatgtacacacatactcacacctaggggcaaatTATTCCACCAAGCTGCATGCTTTTGTGAAACTGGAGAAACCCACAACCCTGTTATATATATTCAATAGAGGCCAAATGTGTGAAAGCATGTAGTTTACAGTTCaaacatatttcatatttcattttctcAATGTTTAAAACAACAAACCTGTTGCTAAACTATTTCACTAATGGAAATGATTTCATCATATATACTGATATATTTGAAATAATATGTTACATTGACTGAGACCTTGCAATCTTTGTTGATAAAAATCTCTTACATTTACcgtttttaaaatataatcttAAAGCACCTGATTGAGACAGGAACAGTATATTGTACATGGTTGCTACAGCAATTTATGTTAATAAACATTATGACGTCCAATATCCATCAGTActtgcaaaataataataataattaacccCATTAGGCCTTATAAATATTAAGTTATCCATCTTAACGCACATTTTTCAAAAACTACAATGAAACTAATAGTAAAAATCTGGACCCACTGCCAAGCCCTGGTAATGGTTTGTATGATATAGTATGCTATGTTTTTAATTTCAGATTGgtttttattaacaataattaattattaatatatatatatatatatatatatatatatatatatatatatatatatatatatatatatatattactgttTTCTAATGTGTCTgcagtgacaaaaaaaatgttgagaAAAGagttgagaatgtgtgtgtgacttaacgacaaaacaataataactgTACAGATAAACTTGTACTAATAATTGTAGAAAGTTTTAAAGTATTCATAAAGCCACAGCATATCAGTTACTGATGCACAGACATAATAATTGCGATTAAGTATGCTACCATGGTATGGTAGCCATGTAAGTGTCTGATTTCTTGACTGGAAATAGGTGTTTTGTTTATAAAGAGGCCTTCTTCATCAGAGGTGCTggagtcatcatcatcatcatcatcatcatcatcatcatcaatccaCTGCTGCAAGAGCTCATTTTCCACATAGCCTTTGATGTAGTCCTGACCTGAAATGGAAATTTCCCTTAGGCTTCAAGAATTATTTGAAACCTTTTGCAATAATTATTACTCCAGACTGGAATTTTAAATGTGTAGCACAGCTCCATACTAATCCTGGATATAAATGTCACGCTATTACAGGATTTAAATCAGATATCCTTTCAGAGATGTTTGAGATGTTTAGAGCTCTCTCTCTTCAATTTTTGAAAAATGTCActatcatttaaaatgaaaataattttttatgatCTTATATCGCTTTGGGAATATTTTGTCTTGGAAGAATAGAGCAGCAATCAACATTAACATGTATTAGTATGTCATTAAAACACTTCTACCAGAGCTTTGCTCTACCCACAGGATATCAGAATTGAGCATAACTCAGATCCACATCAAGTCAGCAAAGTAACTATTTCTCCTGATTTGACATTTCTTTGTACTGCATTTGAATATAAGCCTCTAAAGATAAATACAAATCCCTTAAGACTGATTGGTGTAGTATCTCTGTCGAAACCCTTCAAAGTTCTATGTAGAACCATGCAACAAGTATTTCCTTATCAGACATGGTTTCAAGCAGAGCCCCATTAGAACATAAAGAAGCCATAACTATCCGATATCCAAAgaaaacactttttattttgaGTGATTAGAGACCTGTAGCTAAACAGGGCCCTACataattgatgatgatgatgatgatgattattattattattattattattataaagatcAGAATTAGAGCTTTGTTGatatttattcactcattttaaatttttaatatcTTATTTAGAATCGTCACGTTCTAAACAGTATAAGAAATCCACCACTAGGTGGCAACAAAGAATCACTTCGGTAAGCCCGTCTGCTTTGTATTGAATTTTTATACTGGAGAAGGAACTACAAGAAAACAATCCCTGATATTTCATGTACATGTTCAGGTACTATAGTTCAAATAGCTCTATGGCTGTATCACACGTGTTAAATGTGCTTGTTTTTCTCACCGAATGTCATCACAAATGCAAATGAATTCCTGTAGAAGTCTGACCCACTCAAGCTTGTGAGGCTGTGGTCTTCTGTCTCCTTCTCCAAATCAGGGTGCTGGTGTGATCAAAAGTGTATGATAGGCCAACTTTAAAAGCAGTGCATGTTACAAATTCTCAGGCAGGCGTTGTGTATAGGagagtttttatttactttatatatatatttccgcAGCACTTTTAGTTTTAgctgttttattgttttgataATTATTAATAAGCAGAAGGTCTTCACTGGGATAGTAAGAcaaatatgtttgtgtgtgtgtttgtgtgtgtgtgtgtgcacgataGAAAGAGACTGGGGGTCTAATCCCTATTCTCTGTCACTTGTTGACCCCATTACACATTAAGATGATACAGCTCTTACTGCTGTTCTTGTAGACAAAGTCTTGATGGGAACTTGCCTCTCTGCTTGAGTGTCCGGTCCACAGCTGTTCTGCTTCCTCTTCCCATGCACATGGGCACATGGGACTGTACAGACTCATGGGAGGTGGGGGTGAAGGTAGGGGTGTGACAGACACTATAAGAAATAATGATAGCAGCATAGTGGCAGATTtggaaatatgaaaaaaaaggcAGTCAAAAGTAGCAGTAGAATCAGCCAGAGATTTAAAAAGCAACGGTGCAGTCACGAACAAGGAAGATTAATATGTATAAAAACATTAACTTGTTGCTTTTGGATTTATAAGATGGGAGCAAACATAGCTTCCATCAATCCAGTCATTTCTGATAAGTAAAATatcctcagtgtgtgttcatgcacaCCCATTCTCATCTCAATAACAGGTGGATGGACTCCATAAGAGAGTGATGGGGGGAGTAATGTCAGCTGCTGACCCTGGCTTCTGGTCACTCGGAAATGCTTGACTAACCCTAATACTGGGCTTTGAAGAAAGACCCTCAAACCCGTGTTAATCTTAAAGGTTAAAAGGTCATGGAGATGCCACATTCTCACTGTAGCCAGGGTCCCACGAGACCTGGAGCTTCTCCTGGTATCACTGCTGCTGAGCAGCTAACAAGCTCTGCCACACCACAATGCCCCCATGCCATCACAATGCAATCAGTGTGACTGCCATTGTACTGAACACCATAAACCAGATATCAgttaaatgcatttaattaaAGGAGAAATGTCATTACCGGTTATACTAAAAAAGGATGAACCAGtaacaatttttttaatatgttttttgctttttttctgtccGCAGTACACAGGCCTTTGCTCTATATCAGTTTAGTGCAgatattattcatttacattatgGGTCTGTTATCTCATTATCCTCTTGGCACTGTGCTCTGTCTCGAGTGCTCGATTGTGCTCCGatgaaaaacagcaaaaaaaaagagcagactGTCACGATAATTAGCTCCATTCCTTGATTGGCCTCccctttttctgtgtgttttattgtgccGTGGACGTATTGACATGCAAAGTGTGCGGTGTGGAAAGTGTATCATTTTCTCCCTGAATGTCAGATGGCCCATCACTCTCGCAGCTGGTCCGAGGGGCCGAGGCCACCTGGCTCCCTTCTTGCTGCTCATGTGGGACCGCAGCGGCCCTATCGAGGGGCGAGGGGTCCCCCAGAAAAATGCTGCTGCGAGGCCCATCTGCTCCGACCATCCAACACCTACATAACATTAACACAACCTGACGCTTTCTAGACAATCTATGGCGCTCAGTCAAGCTCATAGTCAATATAAATGcaattttcttgtttttattcatcAACTCTGACTTAATAAGAGTTGAAAGTATACAGAAGTATATGGATGCTGTTAACTAATTACAGATTGAGCTGATCTgaaaaaacattatattttgtaCGTGCAATTTGTAATGCACTGTGTGCTGGATCGCCATGTCCTTACAGATGTTTGTTATGATGCAATGACAATTTACAATAAGATATTTTGCACAGTTCTGTTTCTGCACATTTATTTTACTactatttatgaatttatgacCTTATACATTTTGCAATTTTGCTCATCTCTTGCACAGAATGCTACCAATACTTCCTCCTGTGCTCCTGTCATATTCTGGATTGCACCATGCTACTGAAAAGCTGCCAATCTGAAGAACAAGCTTTATCTCCCATACAGGTTTAGAATGATGGCACTTATTCTGCATGGCTGATAATTGACATTTACAATACTGTAGAAATTATAATACAGAGTATCAGCTGCAGCTGCACGTTGCTGAGCTCATTTCAGTCTGAGAAATAGTAAGCCTGAGCTTTCTTGGACAACACTGACAAATATATTGATGGTTTGATCATATAATGCCATTACATGGAACACTCTTTACTACTTCAGCAATATatcataataaaagaaatatgtaaACACAAATACGTGTTAAATATATGGGGTAGTAAGGATTGTCGAGCTAGAAGAATGATGAGGCTGTAATATGCTGTAGGCTGTAGTTACTCCTGATTTAACAGCTCATCCTATTGTTGGTATTGACAACCCTGCTCATTGTTCTgcatgtgtatagtgcagtTAGTATAGTTtatatgtgtaaatgtttcTCCCTTCTGTTGTGCTGCACAGGTTCAGCAAAGGTCAGCACTCTTCCCCTGGGGAACCTTTATATTGTGAAGGTTTACAGTACCACATATGGGCTCTGCTTGTGGTGTGACACAAAAGGGGAGGAAAAGAGAATGTGTAAAGTCTTTGTGTTGAGCTCATTATTACTCCATCATGTTGTCAAAAGCCCAGATTGGTCCAATTGTGCTCGAGGATAGCCTTTCAGCAAGAACCCactattttacaattttactgGATAATTGTCTCTGGAGAAGCACAGTGAGGATAGAGTTCTGTTTAATGAGGTGGAGTATTCTACACATCCTCTATACCTACATAGCATTTGAATTAATAAGCCCAATACCCAAAAGTAAACACCACAATAAACTCTCGATTTATCACAGCAAGCTCTGAGTATAGAGACTTGCTGCCACACAACAGTCACAATTTCATGCGAAGCTCACAACACCGAGgtatttgtttttgtcacaATAGTGGTGATTTATAATGGCTTATAACACATGGCTACTGAAttttcaaatctgattggtcaggtgttggttattttttaataactgcACAGCTCCCACAGTAATCCTCcctgcaaggcaaatcacagtTTATTGTTTCACTTATCAcactttattgtttctatagtaactactCATCCACAGGGACTTGTACGGCAAACACTTCACATAGCCGAAGCTTATTAATAAATAGAttacagtgtagtgttatatTATAGACACACTGTATACTGCGTGTGTCTAATCACTGATATAGTAATGCTTTCTGTAAGGAAGCATTTATTTAACGTTCATGGAAGGTGGTGCTTTGTAAAGGTTTTCAGAACATAAAAACTATACGTTTTGACAAATTGCTATGTCATTAGAGGAGTAAAAGTGAAGTAATTGAAACTTCAAGATGGCCTTTGTTCTTATACATGTTCTTAAACacgacttttcttttctttacacaaAATAGACATACGTGTACATTTAAACAGTGACCACAGAATGAACTTTATCCTGTTGGGAGTTACAGAACAATACAGAACAATACCAGTCAATGCTTCGACTGGGTCAGTGCATTTTGGAAAAACACTGTCAGTCTCAAACAGGTTAAGATTTATATTGAAAAACAGCTGTTGTATAAATTCCTTTTTAATTGTTTCGAAACAAGAAAACCCTTGCAACTACACAGATCTGACTGTATATCAACATAGGTAATTCAGTATTGCACAATACATTGCAACTATTGCATCTTTCCCCTGTATTGCATAGTAGTGTTTCACACATATAACTGTCTATAGAGCTGCCATCAAGATTATTTGAGTAATAAGTAATATTTCTTAAACCTGGCTGTCAGGACACTCAATAGTCTGTTTGAAGGCATTGTATAATTAATCCTTGTGTGTAAATCCAGGAGGCTGTCAGGAATACAATCTTAGCTCAGCCTGGCTTCAAATTAACTATGCCACCTTGTAACAGGTGTTGCATCACACTCCGAATTAGGggattatcattttttttatatactagTGGAAATCATAATACAGCATtatgaaaatgattattatttgtgATTGAGTTATTAGCCTGATTGACTGGTCACTTCGATTGAATGACTCAACAAGTAGacttaaaagaaaagaaaaaaataataaataaataaaaataaataataaataaataaataaataaataacaacaacaacaacaacaacaacaacaataataataataataataataataatgtgttctgTTTCATGTGAATGAAAATCCACTCGAAATGACACACTTGATGCTGAAACAGTCAGAAGATGGAAGGACCATCGCTGGTGTCACTGAGCAACCAtgtgtaagtgaaataaaacactagatGTCCTTGCTGCTAAATATTCCAGCATGAAACGCATAACCTAGTgatatacattaaacacacagaatgttttcattttccCACACTGTAAAATGTTTCATGAAAACATTCTGTAAAATGGATGCCTATTGATAAAATTTGCATAGACCGTTTAAACCACTAGGAATCTGATTTTCATGAAAGAAACCTATATTTTAAAGACAGACTTAATGAGGTTCAGTGTTCACAAAGCATTAAAGGCACACTTCTTGACTGCAGATTTCAATTTATTACAgagatatgaaaaataaataaataaaaataaggaatGAGTAATGACCTAAAGTTACAGCTTGTCAAAGGAGCAGTAACCTTTAACCTGCATCATCAGGGAGTGCAGGACCTGTGGGGTCCAGTAAGAGCTTGTTTCATGTTGCGTGCACTGCAGtacttaaataaaacatactaCTTCCATTCCAGTTATGTGGCCCATTCCATAATTAGTCCCTTAAGTAGCCAACAGCCTGCTGACCTACATGTGTGTTGGGTTCATGTCTGTATGAGTACGTGTGTGCATAAGACAAATAGAAGAGACCATCAGTCTTCCGTCTGTGCTAAACTGCACTCCCAGTGAGGGTGATTAGAGACAGGAGGGAGGAATTGTGATGGGAAAACAGAGGAAGTGAGCAGCTGGGTGGTcatttttcatacatttttctgAAAGTCTACAATATCCTACACTGCAGAGGTGATGcttgaataaatgtaaaatcagAGATTTGGTTTTGTGAGAGATTT
Coding sequences within:
- the slc52a3 gene encoding solute carrier family 52, riboflavin transporter, member 3-A isoform X1, encoding MTFRKSRSGGLIYSGSKKTDLYHTKNSKNISKNHQDISIMSLYIHFLACAFGLGSWVAVNGMWVELPLIVSVLPERWDLPSYLTVIIQLANIGPILVTLVHKLCPGRLRENLVIYAVLTIGISACILLTVFWNKTTVFLGQPRSTAFFIITFFLSLVDCTSSVTFLPFMTQLPTKYITSYFIGEGLSGFLPGLVALAQGVGMAKCVNVSQPSGNFSNPGHENFTLEALYLPPNFSTEIFFSFLVVMMLISLGAFGLLNHVPRTFTLSTEDLVSEAGTIVTVSAGLEDQATSNLRKNSQKRASGDQPKPLIVKQYYSCYELAFIYCMVVWANCATNGLLPSVQTFSCMPYGNMVYHLSASLSSLANPLACFIAMFAPKRSLLLLGILCLLGTGCGGYNMAMAVMSPCPLLQDSPLGKSLIVLSWILFTGLLSYVKVMVGVILRDQSHIALVWCGAAVQLGSLVGSFIMFPLVSIYHLFKSGDICNNACATF
- the slc52a3 gene encoding solute carrier family 52, riboflavin transporter, member 3-A isoform X2, translated to MSLYIHFLACAFGLGSWVAVNGMWVELPLIVSVLPERWDLPSYLTVIIQLANIGPILVTLVHKLCPGRLRENLVIYAVLTIGISACILLTVFWNKTTVFLGQPRSTAFFIITFFLSLVDCTSSVTFLPFMTQLPTKYITSYFIGEGLSGFLPGLVALAQGVGMAKCVNVSQPSGNFSNPGHENFTLEALYLPPNFSTEIFFSFLVVMMLISLGAFGLLNHVPRTFTLSTEDLVSEAGTIVTVSAGLEDQATSNLRKNSQKRASGDQPKPLIVKQYYSCYELAFIYCMVVWANCATNGLLPSVQTFSCMPYGNMVYHLSASLSSLANPLACFIAMFAPKRSLLLLGILCLLGTGCGGYNMAMAVMSPCPLLQDSPLGKSLIVLSWILFTGLLSYVKVMVGVILRDQSHIALVWCGAAVQLGSLVGSFIMFPLVSIYHLFKSGDICNNACATF